The Methanofollis sp. genome has a segment encoding these proteins:
- a CDS encoding transposase, whose amino-acid sequence NHRVSKEIVRFAVQNKVDVIGLEDLTGIRDRTETSKKQRGTHHSWAFYELQSFIEYKVREKGISTVYVDPAYTSQTCPRCNHISKNNRHKKSFVCECCGHSLHADLIGARNIESRARTYRYTLEVQGCSQPPIRELSTR is encoded by the coding sequence TGAACCACCGCGTCTCGAAGGAGATCGTTCGTTTTGCCGTTCAGAACAAGGTTGATGTGATCGGGCTGGAGGATCTTACCGGGATCAGGGATCGGACAGAGACCTCCAAAAAGCAGAGGGGCACCCATCACTCATGGGCGTTCTATGAACTCCAGTCCTTCATCGAGTACAAGGTGCGGGAGAAGGGTATATCGACGGTCTATGTCGATCCGGCCTATACCTCCCAGACCTGTCCTCGATGCAATCATATCAGTAAGAACAATCGGCACAAGAAATCGTTTGTCTGCGAATGCTGCGGACACTCGCTCCATGCCGACCTTATCGGTGCTCGGAACATCGAGTCCAGAGCACGCACCTACAGGTATACCCTGGAGGTGCAGGGGTGCAGTCAGCCACCCATACGAGAACTATCGACACGATAG